The Sandaracinus amylolyticus genomic interval CGTGGCGTCGGTGTCGGCGCGGAAGAGACGACGCCCCGTGAGCGCCTCCCAGGCCATCACGCCGAGCGCCCAGAGATCGGTGCGGCGGTCGATCGTTCTCTCGCGATGGATCTGCTCCGGCGCGAGGTACGCCATCTTTCCCTTCACCTCGCCGGTGCGCGTCGACGTGAGCCGCCCGCGCGCCTCGGCGATGCCGAAGTCGACGACCTTGATCTGCCCGTCGAACCCGAGGTGCACGTTCTGCGGGCTCACGTCGCGGTGCACCACGCCGAGCGGCTCTCCGTCCGCGCTCTTCGCCTCGTGCGCGGCGTGCAGCCCTTCCGCGACCGCGACGATCACCGCGATCACGAGCTCGCGCGGGACGTCTTCGCGACGCTCTTCGCAGCGCTGGAGCACGCTCGCGAACGAGCGTCCGCGCAGGTACTCCATGACCATGAAGGGCATGCCGTCGTGCTCGCCGACGTCGAACACCTGGACGACGTTCGCGTGCTGGATGCGCGCCGCGATGCGCAGCTCGTCGCGGAACATGTCGACGAAGCGATCCTCGCGCGCGAGGTGCGGGAGCAGCAGCTTGAGCGCGAGCAGCTTGTCGAACCCGTGGAGGTCGCGGCGGCGCGCGGCGTACACCATCGCCATGCCGCCCTGCGCGACCTCCGCGACGAGCTCGTAGCGATCGACGCGCGCGGGTGGGCGAGGCAGATCGGGGGTTCGCCGCTCCGGCGCGAGCATCCGCTCACGATGCCACGCGCGCGCGACGCGCTCCAAGCCCCGCGCCCGCGCGTCGTATGATTCCGCTCGTGCGCGCCGCGCTCGTGCTGATCTCCGCCTCGACCCTCGCGGGATGCTGGTCGTTCGATCCCGCGCTGCTCGCGCGCGATGCCGGCGCGCCCGACGCGCGCACCGGAGGCACCTGCGACGTCGAGCTGCGGGAAGGCGACATCGTGATCGCCGAGCCGC includes:
- a CDS encoding serine/threonine-protein kinase, which gives rise to MLAPERRTPDLPRPPARVDRYELVAEVAQGGMAMVYAARRRDLHGFDKLLALKLLLPHLAREDRFVDMFRDELRIAARIQHANVVQVFDVGEHDGMPFMVMEYLRGRSFASVLQRCEERREDVPRELVIAVIVAVAEGLHAAHEAKSADGEPLGVVHRDVSPQNVHLGFDGQIKVVDFGIAEARGRLTSTRTGEVKGKMAYLAPEQIHRERTIDRRTDLWALGVMAWEALTGRRLFRADTDATTMWNVMHATIPDLRAVAPDVPDAVADQVMACLERDMDLRPASAAEIVRALDAPDRWRAAAIASWMSASFADEKARDEDALAKVLASPPIVDAPVATPRRASVGLVAAALVVLGAGGIAAWAALSSAAYGDTPATSPPVVEAAPVIAPAPPQAPPLIEAPPAIAEPAPVAPEPPRARRARSARSSRERETESAATPPVTTAPTPPRAASGRAEQLLGNPY